One region of Haloprofundus salilacus genomic DNA includes:
- a CDS encoding ABC transporter ATP-binding protein: MSVLRADGLVKEFGGLRAIDELSVSVDRGELVGVMGPNGAGKSTFFNCVSGVVVPDSGRVTFNGEDVTGDPPEVLARAGMVRTFQLTRELETMTVRDNVRLAAPDQPGERTVPALLHTDSMQERERQVRERADELIEAFELGHLADEYSSNLSGGQRKLLELARVLMLDPELLLLDEPFAGVNPTLTREIAGRIRDLNDEGMTVVVIEHELETLVELVDRLVVLQQGSLLVEGEPEAVLSDERVIDAYLGE; this comes from the coding sequence GTGAGCGTGCTTCGGGCCGACGGTCTCGTCAAGGAGTTCGGCGGCCTTCGCGCGATCGACGAGCTGTCGGTCTCGGTCGACCGAGGGGAACTCGTCGGCGTGATGGGGCCGAACGGCGCCGGCAAGTCGACGTTCTTCAACTGCGTGAGCGGCGTCGTAGTGCCCGACAGCGGTCGCGTCACCTTCAACGGTGAAGACGTGACCGGCGATCCGCCGGAAGTTTTGGCCCGAGCTGGCATGGTTCGAACCTTCCAGCTCACTCGGGAACTGGAAACGATGACCGTCCGGGACAACGTGCGCCTGGCTGCGCCCGACCAGCCGGGTGAACGCACGGTTCCCGCGCTTCTGCACACCGACTCGATGCAGGAGCGCGAGCGTCAGGTTCGCGAGCGCGCCGACGAACTCATCGAGGCGTTCGAACTCGGCCACTTGGCCGACGAGTATAGCAGCAACCTCTCCGGTGGCCAGCGAAAACTGCTGGAACTGGCTCGGGTGCTGATGCTTGACCCGGAGCTGCTCCTGTTGGACGAACCGTTTGCGGGGGTCAACCCCACGCTGACCCGCGAGATTGCGGGCCGTATCCGCGATCTCAACGACGAGGGTATGACCGTCGTCGTCATCGAACACGAACTCGAGACGCTGGTCGAACTCGTCGACCGCCTCGTCGTCCTGCAACAGGGGAGCCTCCTCGTGGAGGGAGAGCCCGAGGCAGTGCTGTCCGACGAGCGCGTCATCGATGCCTATCTCGGAGAGTGA
- a CDS encoding phenylalanine--tRNA ligase subunit alpha, whose product MRLPESQVAVLEAASTDETPVGELADETGLKPETVTRAAFDLRDEGLVAIEERTETTTTLTEEGETYVEAGLPEVRLYRAAVDAGGADDAVPMGQVIGASELQGPEVDIALSNFARKGYGRIDSGELVVDDDADPDADAEAAALAALAEGETVDDEETLDELDRRGLVDRNESTVRSVVLTDDGVTAMMEGVEVAETVDRLTPEMLTSGEWRDVEFAEYNVEADAPEERGGKEHVLRQTAERVKDTLVGMGFKEMEGPHADSEFWINDCLFMPQDHPARTHWDQFALDVPPMEEIPEDLLDRVEAAHREGVGDDGDGYHSPWTEDVAREIDLRGHTTSLSMRYLSGYAEGELEPPQRYFSVEKVYRNDTLDATHLLEFFQIEGWVMAEDLSVRDLMGTFEEFYRQFGITDIQFKPHYNPYTEPSFELFGRHPTTGELIEIGNSGMFRPEVLEPLGVDCDVMAWGLALERLAMLVTGAEDIRDLHGTLADLNFLRNAEVIR is encoded by the coding sequence ATGCGACTCCCGGAATCACAGGTCGCGGTGTTGGAAGCCGCGAGTACAGACGAAACGCCCGTCGGTGAACTCGCCGACGAGACAGGGCTGAAACCCGAGACGGTGACGCGTGCCGCCTTCGACCTGCGCGACGAGGGTCTCGTCGCCATCGAAGAGCGGACCGAGACGACGACGACGCTCACCGAGGAGGGCGAGACGTACGTCGAGGCGGGCCTGCCCGAGGTCCGCCTCTACCGCGCCGCCGTCGATGCGGGCGGTGCCGACGACGCGGTCCCAATGGGACAGGTCATCGGCGCGTCGGAGCTTCAGGGACCTGAAGTCGACATCGCGCTGTCGAACTTCGCACGGAAGGGGTACGGCCGCATCGACAGCGGCGAGTTAGTCGTCGACGACGACGCTGACCCCGACGCCGACGCAGAGGCCGCCGCGCTGGCCGCGCTCGCCGAGGGCGAGACCGTCGACGACGAGGAGACGCTCGACGAACTCGACCGTCGCGGCCTCGTCGACCGAAACGAGTCGACGGTTCGCTCAGTCGTCCTCACCGACGACGGCGTGACCGCGATGATGGAGGGCGTCGAGGTCGCCGAGACCGTAGACCGCCTCACCCCCGAGATGCTCACGTCCGGCGAGTGGCGCGACGTGGAGTTCGCCGAGTACAACGTCGAAGCCGACGCACCCGAGGAGCGCGGCGGTAAAGAACACGTGCTCCGACAGACCGCGGAGCGCGTCAAGGACACGCTCGTCGGCATGGGGTTCAAGGAGATGGAAGGCCCCCACGCCGACTCGGAGTTCTGGATCAACGACTGCCTGTTCATGCCGCAGGACCACCCGGCGCGCACTCACTGGGACCAGTTCGCGCTGGACGTGCCGCCGATGGAGGAAATTCCCGAGGACCTGCTTGACCGCGTCGAAGCCGCCCACCGCGAGGGCGTCGGCGACGACGGCGACGGCTACCACTCGCCGTGGACCGAGGACGTCGCCCGCGAAATCGACCTCCGCGGGCACACCACGTCGCTGTCGATGCGCTACCTCTCGGGGTACGCCGAGGGCGAGTTAGAGCCGCCGCAGCGCTACTTCTCCGTCGAGAAGGTGTACCGAAACGACACCCTCGACGCGACCCACCTGCTCGAGTTCTTCCAGATAGAGGGCTGGGTGATGGCCGAGGATCTCTCCGTCCGCGACCTGATGGGGACGTTCGAGGAGTTCTACCGCCAGTTCGGCATCACGGACATCCAGTTCAAGCCGCACTACAACCCGTACACGGAGCCGAGTTTCGAGCTGTTCGGTCGCCACCCGACGACAGGCGAACTCATCGAAATCGGGAACTCGGGGATGTTCCGCCCCGAGGTTCTCGAACCCCTGGGCGTTGACTGCGACGTGATGGCGTGGGGCCTCGCGCTCGAACGCCTCGCGATGCTCGTCACGGGCGCGGAGGACATCCGCGACCTGCACGGAACGCTCGCCGACCTCAACTTCCTGCGGAACGCGGAGGTGATTCGCTAA
- a CDS encoding ABC transporter ATP-binding protein codes for MSLLDVSDLDAGYGDLQVLSGVDLRVDSGEYVAVVGPNGAGKSTAMKAIFGIADRMGGSITFDGVDITELPPETVIHQGLSYVPQTENVFPSLTVAENLRLGAYILDGTPDERREAVFDRFPVLADRLDETAGTLSGGQQQMLAMGCALMLDPDLLLLDEPSAGLAPDLVDEMFDRIDAVNEAGTAVLMVEQNAKEALRRCDRGYVLASGENRYEDTGNALLNDEEVRHQFLGG; via the coding sequence GTGAGCCTGCTCGACGTTTCGGATCTCGACGCCGGGTACGGCGACCTGCAGGTGTTGTCGGGGGTCGACCTCCGCGTCGACTCCGGCGAGTACGTCGCCGTCGTCGGTCCGAACGGCGCCGGCAAGTCCACGGCGATGAAGGCGATCTTCGGCATCGCCGACCGAATGGGGGGTTCGATCACGTTCGACGGCGTCGACATTACGGAGCTCCCGCCCGAGACCGTCATCCATCAAGGATTGAGCTACGTCCCGCAGACCGAGAACGTCTTCCCCTCGCTGACCGTCGCAGAGAACCTCCGACTCGGAGCGTACATCCTCGACGGTACGCCGGATGAACGCCGCGAAGCCGTGTTCGACCGGTTTCCGGTTCTCGCCGACCGTCTCGACGAGACCGCGGGAACCCTATCCGGCGGACAACAGCAGATGCTCGCGATGGGCTGTGCGCTGATGCTCGACCCCGACCTCCTCCTGTTGGACGAGCCCTCGGCCGGTCTCGCACCGGACCTCGTCGACGAGATGTTCGACCGCATCGACGCGGTCAACGAAGCCGGTACGGCCGTGCTGATGGTCGAGCAGAACGCGAAGGAGGCTCTGCGGCGCTGTGACCGCGGTTACGTGCTCGCGAGCGGTGAGAACCGCTACGAGGACACCGGCAACGCGCTTCTGAACGACGAGGAGGTCCGCCACCAGTTCCTCGGCGGCTAG
- a CDS encoding branched-chain amino acid ABC transporter permease has protein sequence MSLTDRLPEDDSGWAFLFGAGCVLLAALFALTPLVASVPGALYVFIEVGILFVVYGMLVLGLDLQYGHTGLVNFGHVVFFAVGAYTVAMVSAQDSFAGISLGYPWPLALVAGVLVAALLGAAVGATSLRLRDDFLAIATLATAEIFYTLFVNFRGIFGGNTGILGVPQPVADLAGDGDTTLVATLLLFGGITAFAFAAVTRLTEAPYGRVLRAIRADELVTRSVGKSVFTYKMQAFVYGAALAGLAGGLFALYTGAISPGFFTIHVTVTVWIGMLLGGASNHRAVLAGLAIIMGLRLLSRFALDVAPVSADAFASIRLIVVGMILVAIIRYRPAGIWGDARELGVDS, from the coding sequence GTGAGCCTCACCGACCGCCTCCCCGAGGACGACTCCGGGTGGGCGTTCCTGTTCGGAGCCGGCTGCGTTCTGCTAGCCGCGTTATTCGCGCTGACGCCACTGGTGGCGTCAGTACCCGGCGCGTTGTACGTCTTCATCGAGGTCGGCATCCTCTTCGTCGTCTACGGGATGCTGGTGCTGGGACTCGATCTCCAGTACGGCCACACCGGACTGGTCAACTTCGGCCACGTGGTCTTCTTCGCCGTCGGCGCGTACACCGTCGCGATGGTGTCGGCTCAGGACTCCTTCGCCGGCATCAGCTTGGGCTACCCGTGGCCGCTGGCGCTAGTGGCAGGCGTACTCGTCGCGGCGCTCCTCGGCGCGGCTGTCGGTGCCACCTCCCTCCGGTTGCGCGATGACTTTCTCGCCATCGCCACGCTGGCGACCGCAGAGATCTTCTACACGCTGTTCGTCAACTTCCGGGGAATCTTCGGAGGCAACACCGGTATTCTCGGCGTTCCGCAGCCGGTGGCGGACCTCGCCGGTGACGGCGACACCACGCTCGTGGCCACGCTGTTGCTGTTCGGCGGCATCACCGCGTTCGCGTTCGCTGCGGTGACCCGGTTGACCGAGGCGCCGTACGGCCGGGTACTGCGAGCGATCCGCGCCGACGAACTCGTCACCCGCTCAGTCGGCAAATCCGTGTTCACCTACAAGATGCAGGCGTTCGTCTACGGTGCCGCACTCGCGGGGCTCGCCGGCGGTCTGTTCGCACTCTACACCGGCGCAATCTCGCCGGGCTTTTTCACTATCCACGTGACGGTGACGGTGTGGATCGGAATGTTGCTCGGCGGCGCGTCGAACCACCGCGCGGTGTTGGCGGGCCTCGCGATCATCATGGGGCTCCGTCTGTTGTCGCGATTCGCTCTCGACGTAGCACCCGTGTCCGCTGATGCGTTTGCCTCCATTCGGCTCATCGTCGTCGGGATGATTCTGGTGGCGATCATCCGCTACCGGCCGGCCGGCATCTGGGGCGACGCCAGGGAACTGGGGGTCGACTCGTGA